One segment of Prinia subflava isolate CZ2003 ecotype Zambia chromosome 11, Cam_Psub_1.2, whole genome shotgun sequence DNA contains the following:
- the GNB4 gene encoding guanine nucleotide-binding protein subunit beta-4 — protein sequence MSELEQLRQEAEQLRNQIRDARKACSDTTLAQITTSLDSVGRIQMRTRRTLRGHLAKIYAMHWGSDSRLLVSASQDGKLIIWDSYTTNKMHAIPLRSSWVMTCAYAPSGNYVACGGLDNICSIYNLKTREGNVRVSRELPGHTGYLSCCRFLDDNQIVTSSGDTTCALWDIETGQQTTTFTGHSGDVMSLSLSPDMRTFVSGACDASSKLWDIRDGMCRQSFTGHVSDINAVCFFPNGHAFATGSDDATCRLFDLRADQELMMYSHDNIICGITSVAFSKSGRLLLAGYDDFNCNVWDTLKGERAGVLAGHDNRVSCLGVTDDGMAVATGSWDSFLRIWN from the exons gatGCCAGGAAAGCCTGTAGTGACACAACTCTCGCTCAG atcACAACAAGTCTGGACTCGGTGGGTCGGATCCAGATGCGCACCCGGCGCACGCTGCGAGGTCACTTAGCCAAGATCTACGCCATGCACTGGGGCTCTGACTCCAg GCTACTAGTCAGTGCTTCTCAAGatggaaaattaattatttgggATAGTTATACAACAAATAAG ATGCACGCCATCCCCCTGAGGTCCTCCTGGGTCATGACCTGTGCCTACGCTCCCTCCGGCAACTACGTGGCCTGCGGGGGCCTGGACAACATCTGCTCCATCTACAACCTGAAAACCAGGGAGGGCAACGTGCGCGTGAGCCGGGAGCTGCCGGGGCACACAG GATACTTGTCCTGTTGTCGCTTCCTAGATGACAACCAAATTGTCACTAGCTCAGGAGACACCACTTG TGCTTTGTGGGACATTGAGACTGGCCAGCAGACCACCACGTTCACGGGGCACAGCGGGGACGTGATGAGCCTGTCCCTGAGCCCGGACATGAGGACGTTCGTGTCGGGCGCCTGCGACGCCTCCTCCAAGCTGTGGGACATCCGTGACGGGATGTGCCGGCAGTCCTTCACGGGGCACGTGTCAGACATCAACGCCGTGTGT TTCTTCCCCAACGGGCACGCCTTCGCCACGGGCTCGGACGACGCCACGTGCCGCCTGTTCGACCTGCGGGCGGACCAGGAGCTCATGATGTACTCCCACGACAACATCATCTGCGGCATCACCTCCGTCGCCTTCTCCAAGAGCGGCCGCCTGCTGCTGGCGGGCTACGACGACTTCAACTGCAACGTGTGGGACACCCTCAAAGGGGAGAGGGCAG GTGTCCTGGCTGGCCATGACAACCGTGTCAGCTGTCTAGGTGTTACTGATGACGGCATGGCTGTAGCTACAGGGTCTTGGGACAGTTTTCTCAGAATCTGGAATTAA